A part of Thermus oshimai DSM 12092 genomic DNA contains:
- a CDS encoding DUF433 domain-containing protein, protein MAALLRRLAHGERPEDLLRDYPQLTLEDIQEALAYAAWRLEEEAHALA, encoded by the coding sequence GTGGCCGCCCTTCTCCGGCGCCTGGCCCATGGGGAGCGCCCGGAAGACCTTCTCCGGGATTATCCCCAGCTCACCCTCGAGGACATCCAGGAGGCTTTGGCCTACGCCGCTTGGCGTTTGGAGGAGGAAGCGCACGCCCTTGCATGA
- a CDS encoding DUF5615 family PIN-like protein → MNLSPRWREALWWGEVGPPDEVLFAWARESGYIILTADLDFSRLLALTGSKGPSVILLRRSPRRPWSRFWRFGQALEEGAIGRHPPPSPLGAG, encoded by the coding sequence ATGAACCTCTCCCCTAGGTGGCGGGAGGCCCTTTGGTGGGGGGAAGTGGGCCCGCCCGATGAGGTGCTTTTCGCCTGGGCGCGCGAATCGGGCTACATTATCCTTACCGCCGATCTAGACTTTTCCCGCCTTCTTGCCTTGACCGGAAGCAAAGGGCCCAGCGTGATCCTCCTTCGGCGGAGCCCCCGGAGGCCCTGGAGCCGGTTCTGGAGATTTGGCCAGGCCTTGGAGGAAGGGGCCATCGGACGGCACCCGCCTCCTTCCCCTTTAGGGGCGGGGTAG
- the purC gene encoding phosphoribosylaminoimidazolesuccinocarboxamide synthase — translation MEKLYEGKAKILYPEGEHLRVYFKDEATAFNAQKRGVIPGKGVVNNKVSAALFRLLMAQGIPTHFLEELSDREMRVKRVEIIPLEVIVRYRAAGSFARRYGLEEGMPLRAPLVEFSLKNDALGDPLICKEAVLALGLATEEEVETLTRLALRTGEVLRAFFLERGLELVDFKLEFGRHGGEILLADEISPDTMRLWDLKTGEPMDKDRFRKDLGGVEEAYQEVLRRVLG, via the coding sequence ATGGAGAAGCTATACGAGGGCAAGGCAAAGATCCTCTACCCGGAAGGGGAGCACCTCCGCGTCTACTTCAAGGACGAGGCCACGGCCTTCAACGCCCAGAAAAGGGGGGTCATCCCGGGCAAGGGGGTGGTGAACAACAAGGTCTCCGCGGCCCTTTTCCGCCTCCTCATGGCCCAGGGCATCCCCACCCATTTCCTGGAGGAGCTTTCCGACCGGGAGATGCGGGTGAAGCGGGTGGAGATCATCCCCCTCGAGGTCATCGTCCGCTACCGGGCGGCGGGCAGCTTCGCCCGGCGCTACGGCCTGGAGGAGGGCATGCCCCTTAGGGCCCCTTTGGTGGAGTTCTCCCTCAAGAACGACGCCTTAGGGGACCCCTTGATCTGCAAGGAGGCGGTGCTCGCCCTGGGGCTCGCCACGGAAGAGGAGGTGGAAACCCTCACCCGCCTGGCCCTAAGGACGGGGGAGGTCCTAAGGGCCTTCTTCCTGGAGCGGGGGCTTGAGCTTGTGGACTTCAAGCTGGAGTTCGGCCGCCACGGGGGGGAGATCCTCCTCGCGGACGAGATCAGCCCGGACACCATGCGGCTTTGGGACCTGAAGACCGGCGAGCCCATGGACAAGGACCGTTTCCGCAAGGACCTGGGGGGTGTGGAGGAGGCCTACCAAGAGGTCCTGAGGCGGGTGTTGGGGTGA
- the purS gene encoding phosphoribosylformylglycinamidine synthase subunit PurS encodes MRYQATILIELKEGILDPQGRAVEGVLKGLGHEVEAVRVGKVLEVVFPASGEAEAREKAQAMARLLANPVMETWTLEALKPL; translated from the coding sequence ATGCGCTACCAGGCGACCATTCTCATAGAGCTCAAAGAGGGCATCCTGGACCCCCAGGGCCGGGCGGTGGAGGGGGTCCTAAAGGGCCTAGGCCACGAGGTGGAGGCGGTGCGGGTGGGGAAGGTCTTGGAGGTGGTCTTCCCCGCAAGCGGCGAGGCGGAGGCCCGGGAAAAGGCCCAGGCCATGGCCCGCCTCCTGGCGAACCCCGTGATGGAAACCTGGACCCTGGAGGCCTTGAAACCCCTATGA
- the purQ gene encoding phosphoribosylformylglycinamidine synthase subunit PurQ translates to MRWAIVRFPGSNCDEDARFAFERAGMEAEFVWHTERELKGFDGVFLPGGFSYGDYLRAGALAAKSPIMEEVRRFAREGRYVIGVCNGFQVLTEAGLLPGALLANLNLHFTCKWVGVRVERNDLPFTRRYEKGQVLRLPIAHAEGRYYADPETLSRLEGEGLILFRYAPLKGEEDYNPNGSLLDIAGIVNEGGNVLGMMPHPERAVDEVLGGTDGLPLFLGLKEGR, encoded by the coding sequence ATGAGGTGGGCCATCGTCCGCTTCCCCGGCTCCAACTGCGACGAGGACGCCCGCTTTGCCTTTGAGCGGGCGGGGATGGAGGCGGAGTTCGTCTGGCACACGGAGCGGGAGCTAAAGGGCTTTGACGGGGTCTTCCTCCCCGGGGGGTTCAGCTACGGGGACTACCTCCGTGCGGGGGCCCTGGCCGCCAAGAGCCCCATCATGGAGGAGGTCCGGCGGTTCGCCCGGGAGGGGCGGTACGTGATCGGGGTGTGCAACGGCTTCCAGGTCCTCACGGAGGCCGGGCTTCTCCCCGGGGCCCTCCTCGCCAACCTCAACCTCCACTTCACCTGCAAGTGGGTGGGGGTGCGGGTGGAGCGGAACGACCTCCCCTTCACCCGGCGGTACGAGAAGGGCCAGGTCCTGAGGCTGCCCATCGCCCACGCGGAGGGGCGGTACTACGCGGACCCCGAGACCTTGAGCCGCTTGGAGGGGGAGGGCCTCATCCTCTTCCGCTACGCCCCCTTAAAGGGGGAGGAGGACTATAATCCCAACGGGAGCCTTCTGGACATCGCGGGCATCGTGAACGAAGGGGGGAATGTTCTGGGGATGATGCCCCACCCCGAGCGGGCGGTGGACGAGGTCCTGGGGGGGACGGACGGCCTGCCCCTTTTCCTGGGCCTGAAGGAGGGAAGATGA
- a CDS encoding HAD family hydrolase has product MKPKAITFDFWGTLFTEGPAFLEKVMPARYEILLDALSEAGHPAEEGEVREAYRQAALAFEEAWRAGEHLSTYDRVARIFALLGAPHDPGLIALTARRLEESSLLVDLTPLPGVSALKELAKRYPLALVSDTGVTPGRLLREHLKRQGLDLFQAYSFSDETGYVKPRPEAFRVALEALGVAPEEALHVGDLPHTDIKGAFGAGYPWAVQYVGLKEVNGEVKPTAKVKDHRELLPLLT; this is encoded by the coding sequence ATGAAACCCAAAGCCATCACCTTTGATTTCTGGGGCACCCTCTTCACCGAGGGGCCGGCGTTTTTGGAAAAGGTCATGCCCGCGCGGTACGAGATCCTCCTGGACGCCCTTTCCGAGGCCGGGCACCCCGCGGAGGAGGGGGAGGTGCGGGAGGCCTACCGGCAGGCGGCCCTGGCCTTTGAGGAGGCCTGGCGGGCGGGGGAGCACCTGTCCACCTACGACCGGGTGGCCCGCATCTTCGCCCTGCTGGGGGCCCCCCACGACCCCGGCCTCATCGCCCTCACCGCGAGGAGGCTGGAGGAAAGCTCCCTCCTCGTGGACCTCACCCCCTTGCCGGGGGTTTCCGCCCTGAAGGAGCTCGCCAAGAGGTACCCGCTCGCCCTCGTCTCCGACACCGGCGTGACCCCGGGAAGGCTCCTCCGGGAGCACCTGAAAAGGCAGGGCCTGGACCTCTTCCAGGCCTATAGCTTCTCCGACGAGACCGGGTACGTGAAGCCCCGCCCGGAGGCCTTCCGGGTGGCCCTCGAGGCCCTGGGGGTGGCCCCGGAGGAGGCCCTCCACGTGGGGGACCTGCCCCACACGGACATCAAGGGGGCCTTCGGCGCGGGCTACCCCTGGGCGGTCCAGTACGTGGGCCTGAAGGAGGTGAACGGGGAGGTGAAGCCCACGGCCAAGGTGAAGGACCACCGCGAGCTCCTCCCCCTCCTCACGTGA